One Paenibacillus sp. SYP-B4298 genomic window, TTCGTTCCGGCGCGCGGTGGACTTGGCGAAAGTGTCGACTATCAGGCGAACACTATTGTCTCTACGATGGCGAAGCGAGTGGGCGCACAATATCGGCTGCTTCATGTGCCGGATCATCTGGGCGAGGAAGCTTACGTATCGCTCATGCAGGAGCCGGGCATCAAGGAACTGGTCGAGGTCATTCGCAGTGCGCGCATCGTGCTGCACGGCATCGGGGATGCGATGGTGATGGCTCGCCGCCGCAAGGTGGGAGACGAGATGATTGCGGCCTTGAGAGAGGAAGGAGCGCTCGCAGAGGCGTTTGGCTTCTACTTCAACAAGGATGGCAATGTCGTTCACCGGATGCAGACAGCCGGATTGCGAATTGAAGACATTCAACGCGCAGAAGTGGTGATTGGCGTCGCTGGCGGACGAAGCAAGGGCGAGGCAATCGGGGCTATCCTGCGATTCGGGCACGAGGACATACTCGTGACGGACGAGGCGGCAGCCGAAGAGATTATCGTCCGATTTGGCTTGTAAGATCAACAGAAGGATCATGACACTAAGCGGCTTAACAGGAAGCAAAGTCGCGGGTGTTGAGATAAATGAATAATTAAACCGAACTTTAGGAGGAAATCACAATGGTTAAAGTGGGTATTAATGGTTTTGGTCGTATCGGCCGTAACGTATTTCGCGCAGCGCTGAACAATCCTGACGTGCAAGTGGTTGCAGTAAACGATCTGACAGATACAAAAACACTGGCACATCTGCTGAAATATGATACAACTCATGGTACGCTGGATGCTACTGTAGAGGCAAAAGAAGGCGCGCTGGTCGTGAACGGCGTAGAAATCAAAGTATTCGCAGAGCGCGACCCTGGCAACCTGCCTTGGGGAGAGTACGGCGTTGAGATCGTTGTGGAATCTACCGGTATCTTCACAGCGAAAGAAAAAGCTGAGCTTCACCTGAAAGGCGGAGCGAAGAAAGTTATCATCTCCGCACCTGCAACGAACGAAGATATTACAGTTGTTATGGGCGTTAACGAAGACAAATACGACCCGGCTGCACATACTGTAATCTCCAATGCTTCCTGTACAACAAACTGCCTGGCTCCATTCGCGAAAGTACTGAACGACCAGTTCGGTATCGTTAAAGGGATGATGACAACTGTTCACTCCTACACGAATGACCAATCTGTACTTGACCTGCCTCACAAAGACCTGCGCCGCGCTCGCGCTGCTGCAGAGAACATCATTCCTTCCACAACAGGCGCTGCTAAAGCTGTATCGCTCGTACTGCCTGAACTGAAAGGTAAACTGAATGGTATGGCAATGCGTGTACCTACACCTAACGTTTCCGTAACGGATCTCGTTGTTGAAGTGAGCAAGAACGTAACGGTTGAAGAAGTGAACGGCGCGCTGAAAGCTGCTGCTGAAGGCCCGCTGAAAGGCATCCTGAACTTCTCCGAAGAGCCGCTGGTATCGAGCGACTACAATGGCGACCCAGCTTCCTCCACTATCGACAGCCTGTGCACTATGGTTGTTGAAGGCAACATGGTGAAGGTTGTATCCTGGTACGACAACGAGTGGGGCTATTCCAACCGCGTAGTTGACCTGGCTGCTTACATCGCAGCAAAAGGCCTGTAATATCCTATACACTTGAACGCTTCCCCCTGTGGTCTGCCACGGGGCGGATGCGGACATTCCCGTCCCGGATTTGCTGCAAATCCGGGACACTGTCTTGATGAAGCTCTATAGCCTTCTATCCCCTAACAACCAAGGAGGTTCTTGCGATGAACAAGAAAAGTGTAAGAGATGTCGAGGTAAGCGGCAAACGTGTATTTGTACGGGTGGATTTCAACGTACCGGTTGAGAACGGAGCCATCACGGACGACACACGGATTCGTGAAACGCTGCCTACAATTCAATATTTGATCGGGAAGGGCGCAAAGGTTATTCTCGCGAGCCATATGGGTCGTCCGAAGGGCCAAGTGGTGGAGGAGCTTCGCTTGAATCTGGCGGCTGCTCGTCTGTCCGAGCTGCTGGGCAAGCCGGTTGCCAAGGCTGACGAAGCCGTTGGCGAAGCGGTGAAGGCTCAGGCTGCTGCGTTGAATGACGGTGATGTACTGCTGCTTGAGAACGTGCGCTTCTATCCAGGCGAGGAGAAGAATGATCCGGAGCTGGCGAAGCAATTTGCCGAGCTGGCCGATCTGTTCGTCAATGATGCATTCGGCGCTGCTCACCGCGCACATGCGTCTACTGAGGGCATCGCACATCATCTGCCAGCCGTATCCGGCTTGCTGATGGAGAAGGAGCTGGCTGTACTGGGCAAAGCGCTGCTGAACCCTGACCGTCCGTTCACCGCTATCGTCGGCGGTTCTAAGGTAAAGGACAAAATCGACGTCATCAACAAGATGCTGGAAATTGCCGACAATGTGTTGATCGGCGGCGGCCTCTCCTACACCTTCTTCAAGGCACAGGGCTACGAGATCGGACAATCGCTGGTGGACAACGAGAAGCTGGATCTGGCGCTTGGCTTCATCCAGAAGGCCAAGGATCTGGGCAAGAACTTCCTGCTGCCAGTGGACATCGTCGTATCCGATGACTTCAGCGCTAGCGCCAACACCAACATTGTCAATGTAGACGGCATTCCTGCTGATTGGGAAGGCATCGACATCGGCCCGAAAACCCGCGAGCTGTATGCGGACGTCATCAAAAACTCCAAGCTGGTCGTATGGAACGGGCCGATGGGCGTGTTCGAGATCGAGCCATTCTCCCATGGCACGCGCGCTGTTGCGCAAGCTTGTGCAGAGACCGAAGGCTACACAGTAATCGGCGGCGGCGATTCGGCGGCGGCGACAGAGAAGTTCCACCTGGCTGACAAGATGAATCACATCTCTACAGGCGGCGGCGCTTCCCTGGAGTTCATGGAAGGCAAGAAGCTTCCAGGTGTAGAAGCTCTTAACGATAAATAAAAAGACCTATAGCGGCGCTTTCTCCTTTTACGGAAAAAGCGTCGTTTCATGGCGAAAAATAGGCTATTATAAGAGATGAGGCATTGCCCCTTCTCAAATTGAAAGGACGTGTACGAAAAGGTGAGAAAACCGATTATTGCAGGCAACTGGAAAATGTTCAAGACAGTCTCGGAGGCAGAGAGCTTCCTGGCTGAGGTAAAAGGCAAGGCAGAAGTCGAGGGAGTCGACAGTGTAATCTGCGCTCCTTATATTGCACTTCCTGCTCTGACGGCTGCTGCTGCTGGCAGCTCCATCGGCATCGGCGCGCAAAACCTGCACTTCGAGGACAACGGAGCTTATACCGGTGAGATTAGCGGTGTTATGCTGAAGGATTTGAAGGTTTCGTATGTAATTATCGGACATTCCGAGCGTCGCGCCTATTTTGCGGAAACCGATGAGATTGTGAATAAAAAAGTACATGCTGCATTCAAGCACGGCCTGACGCCGATCGTCTGCGTGGGCGAGAAGCTGGAGGAGCGCGAGGCGGGCGAGACGAAAAATGTGTGTAACGTTCAGACAACTGCTGCCTTCGAGGGACTGTCTGCCGAGCAAGCCGCACAAGTCGTTATCGCTTATGAGCCGATCTGGGCAATTGGTACAGGCAAGTCCTCCACGGCTGAAGACGCAGAGGATGTGATTGCCTATATCCGCGGCGTGGTTGCAGGCCTGTATGGTCAAGAGACGGCTGACGCAGTGCGCATTCAATACGGCGGCAGCGTGAAGCCTGCCAACATTAAAGAGTATATGGCACAGCCTAACATCGACGGCGCACTGGTCGGCGGTGCAAGCCTGGAGCCTGCTTCTTATATCGAGCTTGTTCAGGGGGCCAAGTAAGATGAGCGCGCCAAAACCTGTAGCTCTGATCATTATGGATGGCTTCGGCCTGCGTGATACGGTTCATGGCAATGCGGTGGCGCAAGCCAATAAGCCAAACTATGACCGGTATATGGCCACTTATCCGCATACGACGTTGACAGCTTGCGGCGAGGCGGTGGGTCTGCCAGAAGGACAGATGGGCAACTCCGAGGTGGGCCATCTGAACATCGGCGCCGGACGGATCGTCTATCAGGACTTGACCCGCATCGACAAGTCGATCCGCGAGGGCGAGTTCTACGATAACGAGACACTGCTGAGCGCGATCCAGCATGCGAAGAAGAATGGCAAGAAGCTGCATCTGTACGGCCTGCTCTCCAATGGCGGCGTACACAGCCACATTGCACATTTGTTCGCCCTGCTGGATCTGGCGAAGCGCCAGGACTTCCATGACGTCTATATCCATGCCTTCCTGGATGGACGCGACGTAGCCCCGGATAGCGGACGCTCCTTCGTGGAGGCACTGCAGGCGAAGATTGCAGAGGTTGGCGTAGGCAAGATCGCTTCCCTGCACGGCCGCTACTATGCAATGGATCGCGACAAGCGCTGGGATCGCGTGGAGAAGTCGTATCGTGCGATGGTCTATGGCGAAGGCCCGCAATTTGTCGATCCGCTGCAGGCTGTTGTACAATCGTATGAGAACAACGTATATGATGAATTTGTCGTGCCGACAGTCATCGTAGGGGAAGATAAGCAGCCGGTTGCATTGGTGGAGTCGGAGGATGCGGTGGTGTTCTTCAACTTCCGTCCCGATCGTGCGATTCAGTTGTCCCAGGTCTTCACCAATGACGAATTCCCTGGCTTCGACCGCGGACCG contains:
- a CDS encoding phosphoglycerate kinase translates to MNKKSVRDVEVSGKRVFVRVDFNVPVENGAITDDTRIRETLPTIQYLIGKGAKVILASHMGRPKGQVVEELRLNLAAARLSELLGKPVAKADEAVGEAVKAQAAALNDGDVLLLENVRFYPGEEKNDPELAKQFAELADLFVNDAFGAAHRAHASTEGIAHHLPAVSGLLMEKELAVLGKALLNPDRPFTAIVGGSKVKDKIDVINKMLEIADNVLIGGGLSYTFFKAQGYEIGQSLVDNEKLDLALGFIQKAKDLGKNFLLPVDIVVSDDFSASANTNIVNVDGIPADWEGIDIGPKTRELYADVIKNSKLVVWNGPMGVFEIEPFSHGTRAVAQACAETEGYTVIGGGDSAAATEKFHLADKMNHISTGGGASLEFMEGKKLPGVEALNDK
- the gap gene encoding type I glyceraldehyde-3-phosphate dehydrogenase, whose amino-acid sequence is MVKVGINGFGRIGRNVFRAALNNPDVQVVAVNDLTDTKTLAHLLKYDTTHGTLDATVEAKEGALVVNGVEIKVFAERDPGNLPWGEYGVEIVVESTGIFTAKEKAELHLKGGAKKVIISAPATNEDITVVMGVNEDKYDPAAHTVISNASCTTNCLAPFAKVLNDQFGIVKGMMTTVHSYTNDQSVLDLPHKDLRRARAAAENIIPSTTGAAKAVSLVLPELKGKLNGMAMRVPTPNVSVTDLVVEVSKNVTVEEVNGALKAAAEGPLKGILNFSEEPLVSSDYNGDPASSTIDSLCTMVVEGNMVKVVSWYDNEWGYSNRVVDLAAYIAAKGL
- the tpiA gene encoding triose-phosphate isomerase → MRKPIIAGNWKMFKTVSEAESFLAEVKGKAEVEGVDSVICAPYIALPALTAAAAGSSIGIGAQNLHFEDNGAYTGEISGVMLKDLKVSYVIIGHSERRAYFAETDEIVNKKVHAAFKHGLTPIVCVGEKLEEREAGETKNVCNVQTTAAFEGLSAEQAAQVVIAYEPIWAIGTGKSSTAEDAEDVIAYIRGVVAGLYGQETADAVRIQYGGSVKPANIKEYMAQPNIDGALVGGASLEPASYIELVQGAK
- a CDS encoding sugar-binding transcriptional regulator, giving the protein MRNTFELQKRLMPDVLDIMKKRYTILQQVRHSNRIGRRALATSLSMTERVLRAETDFLKSQGLLDIQSNGMEISEAGIKLLDELEPEAKELFGLSEMEEKLRRYFHLKQVWVVAGDSDTSVHTKKELGRAAAQALKKVMGSDDVIAVTGGTTLAHVADQLHSHVPLKSIRFVPARGGLGESVDYQANTIVSTMAKRVGAQYRLLHVPDHLGEEAYVSLMQEPGIKELVEVIRSARIVLHGIGDAMVMARRRKVGDEMIAALREEGALAEAFGFYFNKDGNVVHRMQTAGLRIEDIQRAEVVIGVAGGRSKGEAIGAILRFGHEDILVTDEAAAEEIIVRFGL
- the gpmI gene encoding 2,3-bisphosphoglycerate-independent phosphoglycerate mutase; amino-acid sequence: MSAPKPVALIIMDGFGLRDTVHGNAVAQANKPNYDRYMATYPHTTLTACGEAVGLPEGQMGNSEVGHLNIGAGRIVYQDLTRIDKSIREGEFYDNETLLSAIQHAKKNGKKLHLYGLLSNGGVHSHIAHLFALLDLAKRQDFHDVYIHAFLDGRDVAPDSGRSFVEALQAKIAEVGVGKIASLHGRYYAMDRDKRWDRVEKSYRAMVYGEGPQFVDPLQAVVQSYENNVYDEFVVPTVIVGEDKQPVALVESEDAVVFFNFRPDRAIQLSQVFTNDEFPGFDRGPKCPKNLYFVCLTLFSETVGGLVAYKPKNLDNTLGEVLVQQGKKQLRIAETEKYPHVTFFFSGGRDVELPGETRILINSPKVATYDLQPEMSAYEVAEAAVKEIEADKHDAIILNFANPDMVGHSGMLEPTIKAVEVTDECMGKVVEAVLAKGGVVIITADHGNADLVLDDNERPFTAHTTNPVPLIVTSKDVQLREGGILADIAPTILDLMQLPQPAEMTGASLISK